From Oenococcus sicerae, the proteins below share one genomic window:
- a CDS encoding DNA internalization-related competence protein ComEC/Rec2: MVKKRLKNYSIMFALTKFAQNNYFCLGLLIAALTATYFRFSLLTVCLFLFAFVRVILCYSRKIIFASVFLVILFLLRFYCFQTSLQQQTLPNQQDAQIKVRLYADEIIINGDQLKAKAFDLTHKHKIVLYVKIKSAAEKLFWENNRENLICLVNGDVGKPQRATNFFQFDVRDYFSTQSITNQLSQSSFERVSKWRPKNIFNIINERIHFFRKALIDYLNVMPSPLSEYARSLFIGDLDNDFYQQYPGVTDLGLIHLFSISGFQVSYFFIFLRKLFKQIHLRKEHALILIAATMPLFFVFSGAVQSLLRPVIAAELMAVGGLFHLRVSKEIIWSGSLLIGIGLSPMILFSIGGQLSYLLSFSLLFIGHLKKFQQGLLMSLVSMPIVLGAKFTWHLLSTPANFFAIPIFGIVIMPLIAIAACLQPFLPIVTNTINYLIQLFAELIEWISQLPGKIVFGKLDDWLIVPLVILILLAFDERKKLRKISTTLAAIILISSFLWIHLPKNGEFSAFDIGQGDALLLRTPGNQQTVLIDTGGKVVLPKQGWQQSVAVSNQAKSIIVNYLQAKGIGHVDFLVLSHGDMDHIGNAKYLFAQMRVDRLLIPAGMLQTHAFKKEILPYLNKTQVIEVTADTKINRFPFQIVHPFTSGQAENEDSIALFTKIGGLTVFTAGDLPKEGESAIQKRYPQLKVDLIKFGHHGSNTSSDKRVLQDWQVRFGIISAGRHNRYGHPKSDMQKTISDLHIQSFNTQTNGMTRFVYTDKKSYFQTFAKDFDDTE, encoded by the coding sequence TTGGTCAAAAAACGGTTGAAAAACTACTCGATTATGTTTGCGTTAACTAAGTTTGCTCAAAATAATTATTTTTGTCTCGGTCTGTTGATCGCAGCTTTGACTGCAACGTATTTTCGTTTTTCTCTTTTGACTGTTTGCCTTTTTTTATTTGCTTTCGTCAGGGTCATTTTGTGTTATTCCAGAAAAATTATTTTCGCATCTGTCTTTTTAGTTATATTATTCTTGCTGCGTTTTTACTGTTTTCAAACAAGCTTGCAACAGCAAACATTACCAAATCAGCAAGATGCTCAAATAAAAGTAAGATTATACGCAGATGAAATAATCATTAATGGTGATCAGCTGAAAGCCAAGGCATTCGACCTGACTCACAAGCACAAGATCGTATTGTATGTCAAAATTAAATCAGCTGCTGAAAAGCTTTTTTGGGAAAACAATCGTGAAAATCTGATTTGTTTGGTTAACGGAGACGTTGGCAAGCCGCAAAGAGCGACGAATTTCTTTCAATTTGATGTTCGCGATTATTTTTCAACACAATCGATCACAAATCAGCTGAGTCAAAGCAGTTTCGAACGGGTATCTAAATGGCGGCCGAAAAATATTTTCAATATCATTAACGAACGGATTCACTTTTTCAGAAAAGCATTAATTGACTATTTAAATGTGATGCCAAGTCCATTATCAGAATATGCGAGATCCTTATTCATTGGTGATCTTGATAATGATTTTTACCAGCAATATCCCGGAGTGACTGATTTAGGCCTGATCCATCTCTTTAGTATTTCCGGTTTTCAGGTTAGCTATTTTTTTATTTTTTTGCGTAAACTATTCAAGCAAATTCATTTACGCAAAGAACATGCACTTATTTTGATTGCCGCCACAATGCCATTATTTTTTGTCTTTTCTGGAGCCGTTCAATCTTTGCTTCGACCGGTCATTGCTGCCGAATTGATGGCCGTTGGAGGTCTCTTTCATCTCAGGGTGAGTAAAGAAATAATCTGGTCTGGGTCTTTATTGATTGGCATTGGACTTTCACCGATGATTTTATTTAGTATTGGTGGCCAATTATCATATTTACTGAGCTTTTCTTTGCTTTTTATTGGTCATTTAAAAAAATTTCAACAAGGTTTATTGATGAGTTTGGTTAGCATGCCAATCGTTTTGGGTGCAAAATTCACTTGGCATCTTCTAAGTACGCCGGCTAACTTCTTTGCGATACCGATATTTGGTATCGTGATAATGCCTTTGATTGCGATTGCGGCCTGTCTGCAACCTTTTCTACCAATTGTAACAAACACAATTAATTACTTAATCCAATTATTTGCTGAGCTAATTGAATGGATTTCTCAATTACCTGGAAAAATTGTTTTTGGCAAGTTGGATGATTGGCTCATTGTGCCTCTTGTCATTTTAATTTTATTGGCTTTCGATGAAAGAAAAAAATTACGCAAGATATCAACAACCCTCGCTGCCATAATTCTTATCAGCAGTTTTCTTTGGATTCATTTGCCAAAAAATGGTGAATTTTCAGCTTTCGATATTGGTCAGGGCGATGCTCTGCTTTTAAGAACGCCAGGTAACCAGCAAACTGTTTTAATTGATACGGGTGGTAAAGTGGTTTTGCCGAAACAAGGTTGGCAACAGTCTGTTGCTGTTTCTAATCAAGCGAAATCGATTATTGTGAATTATCTACAGGCAAAGGGTATAGGCCATGTTGATTTTCTCGTTTTATCTCATGGAGATATGGATCATATTGGCAATGCGAAATATTTATTTGCACAGATGAGAGTAGACCGTTTATTAATTCCAGCCGGTATGTTGCAAACACATGCGTTTAAAAAAGAAATTTTGCCATATTTGAATAAAACGCAAGTCATTGAGGTAACAGCCGATACGAAAATCAATCGTTTTCCATTCCAAATCGTTCATCCATTTACTTCGGGCCAGGCTGAGAATGAGGATTCAATTGCTTTGTTTACGAAAATTGGTGGTCTCACTGTTTTTACAGCCGGAGATTTGCCTAAAGAAGGTGAAAGCGCAATTCAAAAACGCTATCCACAATTAAAAGTTGATTTAATTAAATTTGGACACCACGGTTCAAATACATCTAGTGACAAACGGGTTTTGCAAGACTGGCAAGTGCGTTTTGGTATTATTTCTGCAGGCAGGCATAACCGTTATGGACACCCGAAATCCGATATGCAGAAAACTATTTCTGATTTACACATTCAATCTTTTAATACTCAAACCAATGGCATGACTCGCTTCGTTTATACTGATAAAAAGAGCTATTTTCAGACTTTTGCAAAGGACTTTGATGACACCGAATGA
- the holA gene encoding DNA polymerase III subunit delta, whose amino-acid sequence MTPNDFRKQFQHEQLPSVISFTGDEDFVAEQTITALENSVDKNFRSWDFVRANYDNQNIREILADAATLSFNANRRFVIIDNPLFLTTKGSLEKSEETLLLNYLSHPEPENTLIFNAVGLTLDRRKKIVKNLANHAENIDFQPLSQREIVQVTKKRFNEAHISIADNELSYYVQRLGLNLRLIINNLSKLIMYGQNHLITKESIDALVTPELTESAFDLVEALNKKQTEKALEIYKNLLDQGQAAIRINALLLSQYRLLLQAKSLSLSDDNLARKLHIHPYRAKLANQFASLEHFSEISNSYLNLADIDLKLKSTNLDPNLLFEIFVSRKI is encoded by the coding sequence ATGACACCGAATGATTTTAGAAAACAATTTCAACATGAGCAATTGCCATCCGTTATTTCTTTTACTGGTGATGAAGATTTTGTAGCGGAACAAACGATCACAGCACTCGAAAATTCGGTAGATAAAAATTTTCGTTCCTGGGATTTTGTTCGAGCTAATTATGACAATCAAAACATTCGTGAAATTTTGGCAGATGCCGCAACTTTGTCCTTTAATGCAAATCGTCGTTTTGTGATCATTGATAATCCACTTTTTTTGACGACAAAAGGCAGCTTGGAAAAATCAGAGGAAACATTATTACTCAACTATTTATCTCATCCAGAGCCGGAAAATACGTTAATTTTCAATGCTGTCGGACTGACCTTAGACCGCAGAAAAAAAATTGTCAAAAATTTAGCCAATCATGCTGAAAATATTGATTTTCAGCCGCTTTCGCAAAGAGAAATCGTTCAAGTCACCAAAAAACGTTTTAATGAGGCACATATTTCAATTGCAGATAACGAGCTTAGCTATTACGTACAACGCCTTGGTTTAAATTTACGTCTGATCATAAACAACCTTAGCAAACTAATTATGTATGGCCAAAATCATCTGATTACCAAGGAAAGCATTGATGCACTAGTTACGCCCGAATTGACAGAATCAGCCTTCGATTTGGTTGAGGCATTGAATAAAAAACAAACCGAAAAAGCACTTGAAATATACAAAAATTTGCTAGATCAAGGTCAAGCAGCAATCAGGATCAACGCGCTGCTTTTATCTCAATATCGATTACTACTGCAAGCCAAAAGTCTTTCTTTAAGTGATGATAATTTAGCTAGAAAACTTCATATTCATCCATATCGAGCAAAGCTAGCTAATCAATTCGCCAGTCTTGAACATTTTTCCGAAATCAGTAATAGCTATCTTAATTTGGCCGATATTGATTTGAAACTTAAATCAACAAATCTAGATCCAAATTTATTATTTGAAATTTTTGTTTCAAGAAAAATTTAG
- a CDS encoding CPBP family glutamic-type intramembrane protease, which translates to MQIFFATIFSLLCGSIAGTAILSVIFSIFKAVFGAGRVSYNSLTNNQVYLSWLAIISEAAAIFFIWLFNHFVFKIKIKFIDKNFLKALIIGFPTLIFIVINFLVLFAKAIHLSFLNYFTAIVLSLLIGIFEEYSARGIMIGNLDTVDDQSKFSNYSIIIISAIFFSGLHLLNLLSAASLPVTGIQMIYTMSLGVLFGLIYLTTKNLTATILFHSAIDMIAFLADPNAIFGLGNSKVNLLDFSINALILIVACIYAAWILRMVKKHQLNFS; encoded by the coding sequence TTGCAAATTTTTTTTGCAACGATTTTTTCTTTATTATGTGGATCAATTGCCGGTACAGCTATTTTGTCAGTTATTTTTTCTATATTCAAGGCAGTTTTTGGCGCAGGCAGGGTTAGTTATAATTCATTAACGAACAATCAAGTTTACTTGAGTTGGCTTGCTATCATTAGCGAAGCAGCAGCTATTTTTTTTATTTGGTTATTTAATCATTTTGTTTTTAAAATTAAAATTAAATTTATTGATAAAAATTTTCTAAAAGCACTAATTATCGGTTTCCCCACTTTAATTTTTATCGTAATCAATTTTCTAGTTCTATTTGCCAAAGCAATTCATTTATCTTTTTTAAATTACTTTACCGCAATCGTTCTATCATTATTAATTGGTATTTTTGAAGAATATTCGGCGCGCGGAATCATGATTGGCAATTTGGATACCGTAGATGATCAAAGTAAATTCTCCAACTATAGCATTATTATAATCTCAGCTATTTTCTTCTCAGGATTGCATCTATTAAATCTTTTATCAGCAGCTAGTTTACCTGTAACAGGCATTCAAATGATCTACACAATGTCTTTAGGCGTGTTGTTTGGTTTGATTTATTTAACAACAAAAAATTTAACTGCAACAATTTTATTTCATAGCGCGATTGATATGATCGCATTTTTAGCGGACCCGAATGCTATTTTCGGTCTCGGAAATTCCAAAGTAAATCTGCTTGATTTCTCAATAAATGCATTGATTCTTATAGTTGCTTGTATCTATGCAGCTTGGATTCTCCGAATGGTGAAAAAACATCAGCTAAATTTTTCTTGA
- a CDS encoding ComEA family DNA-binding protein, with protein MSKKIETKVLIIGGAIFGITLFALLFIFPKSTEKAPVQLLSSADSSSTSKTTLKKSSSSEPEKRIFYVDVKGAVLTAQVIKIHEGEIVQSAINQAGGANSEADMTKLNLAAEVTAGQVIYVPKKGEDIPTQFSTTNTNSTVSSTGNTNSEKAKIDLNTADTAALQTITGVGIKKAEEILKYRDEHGKFKSVEDLKKISGFGQKTVEKLLDYVCVN; from the coding sequence TTGTCTAAAAAAATAGAAACAAAAGTTTTGATTATTGGTGGTGCTATTTTTGGTATCACACTTTTTGCGTTGCTTTTTATTTTTCCAAAATCAACTGAAAAAGCACCTGTTCAATTATTGTCGTCTGCTGATAGCTCCTCAACGTCAAAAACGACGCTAAAGAAAAGTTCAAGCAGCGAACCAGAAAAACGGATTTTTTACGTCGACGTTAAAGGTGCCGTTTTAACTGCTCAAGTGATTAAAATACATGAGGGTGAGATTGTACAATCTGCCATCAATCAGGCTGGTGGGGCAAATTCTGAGGCTGATATGACCAAATTAAATTTAGCTGCGGAGGTAACCGCTGGTCAGGTTATTTATGTACCGAAAAAAGGCGAGGACATTCCAACACAGTTTTCAACTACAAATACTAATTCAACAGTTTCTTCAACGGGTAACACAAACTCAGAGAAGGCTAAAATTGACCTAAACACTGCTGATACAGCAGCCTTGCAGACAATTACAGGCGTGGGTATAAAAAAAGCTGAGGAAATTTTAAAATATCGTGATGAACACGGCAAATTTAAATCAGTGGAAGATTTAAAAAAAATATCCGGTTTTGGTCAAAAAACGGTTGAAAAACTACTCGATTATGTTTGCGTTAACTAA